In Larimichthys crocea isolate SSNF chromosome XI, L_crocea_2.0, whole genome shotgun sequence, the sequence tgttttttttcccttcataGAGAACAAAACATCAGATGTTTATGAATAATGATGAAATGGTGTGAAGGTAAACAAGCAGAAGTGCAGAATAAATACATCAATACCCCGTCACAGTATTTTCCAAGTCCACTCCCGTATTATTTgggtgtgaatgtatgtgttctaaaaacatgtttccctccttctctcccacacacacacacacacacacacacacacacacacacacacacacacacacacacacacggtcacaGCAGGCCCCCTGCTAGCTTTCTGGCAAACAGTCATAAATCTGTCATCAGGAATGAAGCCATTGCTAGAGCTGACCCTGTCTGGATAAACAGCAATACATAACAAGGGCaggagagacacacactcactaaccTTTGCcttagtgtatgtgtgtgtgtgtgtgtccataagCACATACATCTACAgatacatgtacatacatgtatatcAAATGTAGGGTTTGCAGTTAAATACAAAGATGCAGAATAAACGATAACCATCACTTCATAATTTTTACAacaataaccaaaaaaaaaaaaaaaaaggtggacaTAAGAGACACATAAGAAAGTCGAGTCGGACAGTCAATGGATGTGGAAGCGGCACTATCGCTCAACAACAGAATAACACACCGCCTGCTGGCTATTAATATGTATTACACCCACTGAGCCACATGGGATCAACAGTCATTTAACTAACAAGACCTTTCACACCCGGGCTGAGGTCAGTCCAGCTCCTGGCTCTTACCTACAACATttaacactttttcttttttactagACTATCTAAAAGattctttatttgtgtttgcttAATGTAAATGCCCCCCCGAAATGTGATTGAAAGAGCAGCACtctgctgattttttattttgtcaggaGCTACTATAGATGATGTGCAACTAATGCATAAAGCTTCATTGCTCCTCTCATCATCCACGACCACTGTGTCCAACACTGAACTTGAAATTGTCTTTAAACCACACTGTCTGGACATTTGACAGTGCTGGAGTGCTGATGTCTTCAATTTTGAAAGTCAATTTAATCGTTTACATCATTTGTCAGGTAAAGAAAGCAGGTGTACTTCTGAGGTCTATATAATTTCTAATGAAGACGTTCCAGTTTCAAAATCAATGCAttattttataaagaaaataataatcgTCTGAAGCTCTGAACCTTTAGTGTACCTGCCTGATGCTCCACAGAgctaacattatttaaatttgaatacCAAATTAGTTTTTGAATAGGCAAGACAGTTCAGCACATTACACGTTATCTTTCAAACCAACCATGCACACTCTTGAACAAGTGTAAAAATCTCACACTGCTTATATTAACAAGAAAACGATTGCATTAATTACACAATGACTTAAGTGGCAGACGTGTCTCGgattagcatttagattttaaagctacattatGCCTAAAGCTCCTTGAGCTGAGCTTTACTCCTGTGTCTTTAGGTCATCTACTGCTGGTCACTATATACCTCTATGTGCTTCTATTTCCATTAGTAGGCTTTTAAACAAGCTGTTGCTAAGGGAATAAAAATGCACACTTTGGATATTAGATAGAGCATTTGTTGCTTTCAGATTTATTACAACGGTGGCATACTGTATGTTCTAGTCACAAGGAGGATTTAAATCTGAAGTGACCTTCCTGGCTCGAGAGAGAGGATGAATATGAGTGATAATATAAGTGCGTGGGAGAGTGAATGGGTGTGAGGGTCATTGTGTACGTCTCAGAGTGCCTCCAGTGTTTTCAGCTAACAGTTATCCATCCTGCATATTtaagaaatatataattaaagcACATTATGCATAATCTATCCGGAAACATATAGGAAAACGTGTCCACCTATAGATTTCAGATGCAGGCGCACACATatgccacacacaaacacagtcacacacacacacagaagtgctAAGTAGGGACACGGTGCTGTAGTCtagcagcagtttgttttagGCAGCTTGTAAACAGCATGCCAGAGCTGCCACAAGCCTGCTGGGGGCAACACATGGGGTTACCGCACTACTGGCTCACTGTTGCACGACAGCACACTCTACAGGAAAATGAGAGGATTACAACAAGATCCAAGCTtcacaaaacatatttctaaTTGACCTCAAGTTATCAACCACTCAGAGTTTTGATTAACACTGCCATGATAATAACTGTATGTATCCTTTAGATGTGGTTCCTTTaaccacaaagaaacaagaacCACAGCAAGGAAAAAACACCCTTGCATATGGATTTCTGTCTGTATCAGAGGGTCAGGAAGAATGAGTGTTCATCCGTTTCTTCTGTCGAGAGTGGTTTGTGTACACTTGGATTATTCATGCTGGGCTATGAATGAGGGTTTTGTGACCATGGGAAAGTGGCCTACTTATGGCCCCGGATGCCTGCATAGAATTAACCTCACAAAAACATCATaactaacacaaacacagacacagaatgaGATTGCTAATGAATAAAGTATAGATTGAGCACGTAACaagaatcagagaaataaactgTATGTAGCATGTAGTATAATGCAAGTCTCACCTGGTGCACAGTACATATTGACAATAGCCTCTTGGTCACAGGACTCCTCCAGGTCACTCCAGCTACAGAAGTAGGTGAGCTGAACATGACCtaaggagacaggaagagacagaaagtgttCGTCTTAAAGTTAAAGTGTGAAACATTCATCTCGTGTTGTGCCGCCTGTCAACCCCGCGTATTCAAGTGTCACTCTGACTCCCTACTTTTCAAACTGTTTACTCACCTTTAGAGCACTTCCTTCATCCGTTCCTTTCTGCCTCTCTACATCCCTGCGCGAGGTTTTCAAGCACACAGCCCCTGCGATTACTCCTGTTTAGCGGGTACCCGTTAACGCTATCATTAGAACTAATGGTGTCATTAGGTAGCCGTGGCCATTAGCCTGGGCTAGCCAGACTGATGCACCACACTACGCCGTTGATGGGCCCTTTAGAACAATAATTACCACCAGGGAGACGAAAACAGCCACTCAGCTAATTAGACGCTTGTTGATAACgaggtggagagagatgatTGTAGGACGACAAAAGAAGAAGTTGAGGGGGAATCTGTGACCTCCTGGCAAAACAACACTTTCCCCTCTGGAAGAGCCTTCATTGCAGTAAATAGATTAAATCATAGTTGACTGACGGAGACAGTCAAAATACTTTCTACTCTAAAAAAGACTAAGCAGAGATCTTGACTTCATACGAGTAAAACAGTATGACATCCACAAAGTGCAACAGCACACGGGGATGTGATTGTATACTTGCTGTAAAAGAAACATGAGCTGATCTAACCAAGAGTCTATAGGATTTTCATTAGGTATTTATTGAACTATTTATGTCTGAAATACCTGTAGACCACAGACTAGTCTGTAAATTATTGCTCCTGCTGCATCTGTTTGGTGCATTCGTGTTTCTTGGAAGTTGGCATTTCAATTTTCTCTAACCATCAAAAGATTTATTTAGAAttcccttttttcttcatttggtTCATGTTCTTGATGGATTTCAGCTCCTCAACTCCATGTAAAATATAGATTTCTTGTGAAAGATCTTTGGTCAGTTATCATTTTTGTCAAGACGCTGTTGTAAAAGTAATCTAGATGGATGTTTGCATTCTCTCAATCCATTCAGCTGTCCTTCTTGCCTCTTTTTCTAAACTTTCTGTACACCGTCACTGAGATACAGTTTAAGACGTGAacttctatctgtgtgtgtaacaatgtagcacaaatttcaagcattgGGAGAGTCATGAGACAGATGACAAGATTGTGGGATCTTCTTGTCTACAGTACTGTGTCATGAAAAAGGCAGTAGTAATATTTGTGGTCTAACCTTGGTGGTCGAGCAGGATGTTGTTGGGGTTCAGGTCTCGACAGATGATGCCCTCTTGGTGCAGAGAATCCAGGGCTGCCACCATCTCTGCGGCCCAGCACCGCACAAACTCCTCTGGGATGTGAGCTTGGGATGCAGCCAACGACAGCTCATCCAGCTCCGCAAACAGCCGCGATACTTCTTTATCAAATTCGCTGCCACCTGTATTACTAATAACTCCTGATGATTCACCATCAAGACCTAATAAAGTCTTAACCACGGCACAGGCCTCAGTCCCGTTTGTGGCAGGGAAAGAGCCTGTGCTGTTGTCACTGGGCTCTGGAAACAAGTCTGTATTTACTCTTGTACCGGCCTCTAGTTTCTCATTAAGCGAGTCAGTAACTGGAAGGTCAAGGGGAAGGTCATTATTTTGGCATGCAGGGTGAACCACCATTTTGTCAGAGGCCTCTTGCCCAAATGCCAAGCTGCAGTCCTCCCACAGTGAGTTGAATGGAGAGGAAGATACAACACCGGTGTCACAAGTTGCGGAGGCTGTACATAAAGATGACAGCTCCTGCTCCAGTggctgctcctcttcttcctcatgttGGCTATGAAGCTGTAAAACATCAGGCTGGATGAACTTCTGAGGAGAGGCTGTGGCCTCGAGACCCAGACACACGCCTGAAGTCTCTAATTCCTCCTGTAAAGAGTCTACAGTTCCACCCGTTACAGGCAGGTTAACCAAAAGGTCTGGTGGGTGACCCTCATCCTCAACTACTGCATCTTTAAATGAGATTACTGGCACTGACTCGTTGGAGCCTTTATCGCTACAGTCAAACCCCCAAAGCTCTGAGCTGTGGCTCTTGACCTCCTGAGCCAGCTCTGGAAGATCCTCAGTGACATCTGAGCCCGGGTCACATGTAGAAAAGACGGGGAACTGCTTGTGAGCGGGGCGCAGCTCTCCTACGTCGAGGCAGGTCACCTCGCTTGCACTGTCTTTGCTGTCAATACGGAAAAACTCCATTGGCGTGTGCTTGGACTGATCCAAAGACAGaggcacagcaggggagggCAAAGGACTGAAGACTTCGCTGTGGTCCTGTCCCTCACCTTGGTATTGCTCGATGTCCAGGGTATGGCCACTTTTGTCGGAGGACTCTGTGAAAAAACCAAGTTCCTGAGAGCTGATAGGTGAAGAGAGGCTGTCGTTGCTAAGCAGCGAGCGGCTACGTGAAGAAGTGTTGGTCGTCGCTATGGGCACTTCCAATGACAACATTTCCTGTtcactcttctcttcctcctcctctagtGCATCCGGTTCTACTTTGTCTTGTTCATACTCATTGCAAAGTGTCAAATAACTGTTGGTGCACTCTTCCTCAGAGGTGGCTCCAGAGTCTGACTGGGCCCCAGTTTGTTTGATAAGCTTAGGAAGGAGAACACTTTTCCGTAGAGATGTGGggctctctccttccttctgcAGCCCTGAGACAGAATCAGAACCGGCAAGCggcccagaaccagaactcgCTGAATCTACATCCAGCTGTGGCACGGCATGTTGTGGAGTGTGTACAGCCGTCGTGTGGCTCTTCTGGATGAAAGGGATGTCAAAGCTCTCCTCTGGGCTGGAATTACGAAGGTACTTTCCAATGTGAGACCACAGCTTCCCGCCTAGAGATGAAGAAAATAGGGcattaaagacaaagacacatggAGGATGTATCTAATAAAGCAGTAAGCAGAGGTTTTAAGAAGACAAATGAGGAATTACAGAGAAAGCTGTGCAATTCCTGGATAATTACAGCACATTTCCAGGAATGTTTTTAGGAACTCAGCAACTACACCTGTGTTTCAACGGGGAAACCTTGGTCTAAATTTAGTACCTATGCCAAAAAGTTCCTGCAGCAATGAAAGTTGCTGACTGGTAAAGCTCAAATCTCCTCCTGCTGCAATTTGTGTACaccattcattcacacagtAAGTGAGCACCAGGTGCCAGTAGTATCAACACAGGGGTAGGCATGGTTTGTAGTAATACACTTATGCAGTTATGTTCCACAGCTGGAAAGACTCACCTTTAGGCCctcattatttcagtttataCTTGGGCTACAGTCATATATATTACCAGTAATTGCCACAAAGGCAACTTGGGACCTTTGGAGGCCCTTAACAGTTTGGGGGGTCCATGCCTACCTGCCCACTTAGCATTGtacaaatgacaaacatttgCTCTCTGCTATCTGCCTAATTTACTAAATATTCACAGTTCTTCAGATGCTATGACAGTACAAAACAGACTTTTAGTTTCTAACTTTGGTTCCTGGGGGTCCTTAAGTTATAGAGActgttcaggaaaaaaaaggttattagTTTCCAATTAGGAGTGTGTATCCAAGGCAGCCAATTTGGCTAAatggtgttgttggtggtgggtgTTTTAGGTTACCATTCttatattaacattttgacgtttctctgtctctctcacacacacacacacacacacacacacacacacacacgcagacatatagatacacacacagctgtagtgTGAGCAATTGGAAGCCAGCATCTGTTGCGTGTGATGAGAATGGATAGGGAGTTCACAGTGATGATAATGATAGTGGGGCAGCTCGATGGCTTAGAAAGTAAAACCATCCACATGTTGTTTTGTCCAATGTCACTCAGGTCACTGCCTCCCTCCGTCTGCCTGTCTATCCTCATTCAATCCATCAGCTGCTAACAGCATACTATAGAAGCATCCGTGGATTTTCTGAATCACAGAGCTGAGGTGTAACTGTAGTGAAACTATGCCTTTACTggcatttgatttgttttattagaTCATGTTGAACACCCCCATACAATATCCAATACTGTCCACTAATATTAGCGCAGGGTGGTAATAGAGTGCTCCAGATTGAATAGGTTACAGGGCATTAGGAAATATGGCTGCATTTCATTGGGcgcactcacccacacacatgaGCTACACACACATCCCGGAGTTAGTGGAATGTAAGGAGGCCCAGGTGTTGGCATAGCTAATGAAGCATGGCGCCACCTGGTATTCAGAATAATGACCTGTGACACACACCCATCTCTATCAAACATCTGTCTGGAGCAAgggcagagaagagaggaagagggatcAGGCAAAGGAGACGGTTGGAggcaaagaagacaaaagatgGGAGATGAAAGCGATGAGATGTCTGTGTCTTACCTTCAGCATAGTGCAGCAAAAGGAAAACAGTGTCTTCAGAGACGATGAATTTCCTCAGCTGCACCATGTGGGGCACAGAGTGAGGCATGATTGTCCTCTTAGTGCGTCCGCAGTCGCTGCTTTTCCTCAGACCCTGCAATaagaagggagaggaggaggaggtgagtaattaaagatggaggaagaaagatgaaaacaatCTGCATTTGAGgacaagaggagaaaagaaaaattaaccCAAATAAGGAGGGCAAGGGGGCAGGAAAAGGGAGGTGAgtgttttagtttgtgtgtagaataagtgaaaaaaaaaaaatgaggaaaggAGTGTGGCAAAGGAGAAACCTCCCATTAAAGAGGTGCCAGCTATGCCCCATGGCAACCCAAAGTCACTGGATTCATCAAGCCACATACAGCGCGTGACTTTAACAGAGCCACACAAATCTATCAGCGCTACACGTAAAGTTCACACTGGTCACGAgtgtgtgtaggtatgtgtgtgtgtgcgcacacgtgTGTGTAGTCATCTGTGCCTGTGCTGTGCGTTGGCATCTGGCACACGTCTCACACCTGAGAGCAGAGGAGCTGACAGGGACAGGCCCATTAGAATCAATTACACCGGTCACACACAGGGGCTTCTGGCACACTCCACACTTACACTTACAGTCAGGACGAGGATGTGGGGTGCACACACaaacgcccacacacacacatacacatattacACTTACTTTCAGGATGAACGTCTCTTGTGTTCTCTTGTCCATGACCAAAAGAACCTGTGATGGAAGAGTGCCATTAATTGCCAGGTATGAACAGACATATACAGTCTAAGATGATGTAGTGGTTAAGTCCTCGGGAGCAGTGTTTTTCAACGGCTGGGTCAGGGCACACATGAGGGTCACTGCAAGATAAATGTTGGTCCCTAAATTATACTAGAAAAATTGGCATTAACATGTTGTATCCTGCTGTGCTGACCAAACCAAGTCCCAGACACATAACAACGAGTACAAGCAATCCataacaaaaaggaaaaagcaaTACCAGTGACAAAACcgcacaaaatgtttttatgaaatacaTTCAGCCTGAAATGATTCGTTAAATTAACCTAATAGATCTAAAATAGTTgaatgacagaaaattaaatgacaTCAATTTCTGATAATCTCATCATTAtaatttctaaataaaaaaaagccaagcaTTAGCCTGTTGTATGTTCTCTAATATCAGCTATTCcttgtttaaaatgaattataattatcTTTTAGATTTTGGActtcacaacaaaaaaatgaaccaACAGATTAATCATACTGAAAACAATCTTTTAGTTGCAGTCTTAATATacacaaaatgagaaatatgAGAAATCTGCCAAAAAGGCGGCTTGTCATTCACATTTATGTTCATATATTAGATGCGCAAATTTCTTTATTGTACTGTCAAATCTTTTTAGATTTTGAGAtaaattgtttcttttaaaaaattttttactACAGAGCCTTCAATGCTTCATAGCAGACACAGTAACTGCTAGCACTGCCATCATTCCTCATCTCTAAGCTCCTACTctcatttcactttcttttactttctccGTCCGTCTCTTCCTGATATCtttatttcctccctccttcgCTTTGACATCTCCATTGCTCTTCTGCTCCCTCGCCGTCTCAGGGGAGAGCTtgagcatatgtgtgtgagcCGGTCTGTGTTTGAGCgtagtgcagtgtgtgtgcgcgtatgTTTTGTGGTTGCATTCTCTCCATGTGACCCTGGCGGAGACCAAACAGGTGCAGGCTAAATGGATATGAATGGAGCTGTGAGTAAACAGAGTGGCAGTGCTAGCCAGGGCGCTAATATAATTAAGACACAAACATCAGGGAAGGGGGAGGTGGAGAAGTGGGGCAGGGGGGGGAGCAGTAGGGTGAGGagctctctccatctgtccccTCTGTCCCCATTAAAAgtgaaaggaggaaggaggaggaggcggcagcgaaagaggagaggaaagccAGTCCATTTGTAGACAGCGTAGTttccactgttgttttttttctttgtatgtgtgtgtctgattagTTTCTGACATATTGTCGATTTTGCGTACACCTCTACGGAGTAACACATGTTGGTATT encodes:
- the rps6kc1 gene encoding ribosomal protein S6 kinase delta-1 isoform X3, with product MISQRDRGELARFYTVTDPKKHKKGYTVYKVTARIISRKNPEDVQEITVWKRYSDFRKLHQNLWQLHKNVCSQSELFPPFARAKVFGRFDDSVIEERRQCSEDLLQFSANIPALYSSQHIQDFFKGGEVHDGSELIGPAEPFSDFLADSLSDCSSDVQRDISGADDLTITSEYGGPSSDSDLTSLAVDTDSLAGLDDGMASGRTSPNQPQGGATNISSSCSPRLSSLHERRTPSPAPVPASSAPNPEVSWPGRTPLFPGSLKKASGGNAKDVKSDYLDRASELIYLAVQKEKEEDFQAAFSCYRSGVDLLLQGVQGEPSPTRREAVKKKTAEYLMRAEQISSQHLRSNMGQGSTQTVALGAQCCPSTSRGGQQSPSVELRAYRVLGVIDKVLLVMDKRTQETFILKGLRKSSDCGRTKRTIMPHSVPHMVQLRKFIVSEDTVFLLLHYAEGGKLWSHIGKYLRNSSPEESFDIPFIQKSHTTAVHTPQHAVPQLDVDSASSGSGPLAGSDSVSGLQKEGESPTSLRKSVLLPKLIKQTGAQSDSGATSEEECTNSYLTLCNEYEQDKVEPDALEEEEEKSEQEMLSLEVPIATTNTSSRSRSLLSNDSLSSPISSQELGFFTESSDKSGHTLDIEQYQGEGQDHSEVFSPLPSPAVPLSLDQSKHTPMEFFRIDSKDSASEVTCLDVGELRPAHKQFPVFSTCDPGSDVTEDLPELAQEVKSHSSELWGFDCSDKGSNESVPVISFKDAVVEDEGHPPDLLVNLPVTGGTVDSLQEELETSGVCLGLEATASPQKFIQPDVLQLHSQHEEEEEQPLEQELSSLCTASATCDTGVVSSSPFNSLWEDCSLAFGQEASDKMVVHPACQNNDLPLDLPVTDSLNEKLEAGTRVNTDLFPEPSDNSTGSFPATNGTEACAVVKTLLGLDGESSGVISNTGGSEFDKEVSRLFAELDELSLAASQAHIPEEFVRCWAAEMVAALDSLHQEGIICRDLNPNNILLDHQGHVQLTYFCSWSDLEESCDQEAIVNMYCAPGWITVS
- the rps6kc1 gene encoding ribosomal protein S6 kinase delta-1 isoform X2, whose amino-acid sequence is MISQRDRGELARFYTVTDPKKHKKGYTVYKVTARIISRKNPEDVQEITVWKRYSDFRKLHQNLWQLHKNVCSQSELFPPFARAKVFGRFDDSVIEERRQCSEDLLQFSANIPALYSSQHIQDFFKGGEVHDGSELIGPAEPFSDFLADSLSDCSSDVQRDISGADDLTITSEYGGPSSDSDLTSLAVDTDSLAGLDDGMASGRTSPNQPQGGATNISSSCSPRLSSLHERRTPSPAPVPASSAPNPEVSWPGRTPLFPGSLKKASGGNAKDVKSDYLDRASELIYLAVQKEKEEDFQAAFSCYRSGVDLLLQGVQGEPSPTRREAVKKKTAEYLMRAEQISSQHLRSNMGQGSTQTVALGAQCCPSTSRGGQQSPSVELRAYRVLGVIDKVLLVMDKRTQETFILKGLRKSSDCGRTKRTIMPHSVPHMVQLRKFIVSEDTVFLLLHYAEGGKLWSHIGKYLRNSSPEESFDIPFIQKSHTTAVHTPQHAVPQLDVDSASSGSGPLAGSDSVSGLQKEGESPTSLRKSVLLPKLIKQTGAQSDSGATSEEECTNSYLTLCNEYEQDKVEPDALEEEEEKSEQEMLSLEVPIATTNTSSRSRSLLSNDSLSSPISSQELGFFTESSDKSGHTLDIEQYQGEGQDHSEVFSPLPSPAVPLSLDQSKHTPMEFFRIDSKDSASEVTCLDVGELRPAHKQFPVFSTCDPGSDVTEDLPELAQEVKSHSSELWGFDCSDKGSNESVPVISFKDAVVEDEGHPPDLLVNLPVTGGTVDSLQEELETSGVCLGLEATASPQKFIQPDVLQLHSQHEEEEEQPLEQELSSLCTASATCDTGVVSSSPFNSLWEDCSLAFGQEASDKMVVHPACQNNDLPLDLPVTDSLNEKLEAGTRVNTDLFPEPSDNSTGSFPATNGTEACAVVKTLLGLDGESSGVISNTGGSEFDKEVSRLFAELDELSLAASQAHIPEEFVRCWAAEMVAALDSLHQEGIICRDLNPNNILLDHQGHVQLTYFCSWSDLEESCDQEAIVNMYCAPEVGGISEETAACDWWSLGAILFELLTGMSLLRCHPAGIGRHTALNIPESVSEEARSLLEQLLQYNPMERLGAGVGGVDDIKSHPFFARVDWPK
- the rps6kc1 gene encoding ribosomal protein S6 kinase delta-1 isoform X1, translating into MISQRDRGELARFYTVTDPKKHKKGYTVYKVTARIISRKNPEDVQEITVWKRYSDFRKLHQNLWQLHKNVCSQSELFPPFARAKVFGRFDDSVIEERRQCSEDLLQFSANIPALYSSQHIQDFFKGGEVHDGSELIGPAEPFSDFLADSLSDCSSDVQRDISGADDLTITSEYGGPSSDSDLTSLAVDTDSLAGLDDGMASGRTSPNQPQGGATNISSSCSPRLSSLHERRTPSPAPVPASSAPNPEVSWPGRTPLFPGSLKKASGGNAKDVKSDYLDRASELIYLAVQKEKEEDFQAAFSCYRSGVDLLLQGVQGEPSPTRREAVKKKTAEYLMRAEQISSQHLRSNMGQGSTQTVALGAQCCPSTSRGGQQSPSVELRAYRVLGVIDKVLLVMDKRTQETFILKGLRKSSDCGRTKRTIMPHSVPHMVQLRKFIVSEDTVFLLLHYAEGGKLWSHIGKYLRNSSPEESFDIPFIQKSHTTAVHTPQHAVPQLDVDSASSGSGPLAGSDSVSGLQKEGESPTSLRKSVLLPKLIKQTGAQSDSGATSEEECTNSYLTLCNEYEQDKVEPDALEEEEEKSEQEMLSLEVPIATTNTSSRSRSLLSNDSLSSPISSQELGFFTESSDKSGHTLDIEQYQGEGQDHSEVFSPLPSPAVPLSLDQSKHTPMEFFRIDSKDSASEVTCLDVGELRPAHKQFPVFSTCDPGSDVTEDLPELAQEVKSHSSELWGFDCSDKGSNESVPVISFKDAVVEDEGHPPDLLVNLPVTGGTVDSLQEELETSGVCLGLEATASPQKFIQPDVLQLHSQHEEEEEQPLEQELSSLCTASATCDTGVVSSSPFNSLWEDCSLAFGQEASDKMVVHPACQNNDLPLDLPVTDSLNEKLEAGTRVNTDLFPEPSDNSTGSFPATNGTEACAVVKTLLGLDGESSGVISNTGGSEFDKEVSRLFAELDELSLAASQAHIPEEFVRCWAAEMVAALDSLHQEGIICRDLNPNNILLDHQGHVQLTYFCSWSDLEESCDQEAIVNMYCAPAAREPHRPLEYPAASRRRGVFVSYAPSAEEFGLWAHTAVTLGPSPLERAEQREASSTRGHLVPSGASTHTHTHTYTLLSHTYTFDFSKQSSLLVVCLT